A single Ignavibacteriales bacterium DNA region contains:
- the mtnA gene encoding S-methyl-5-thioribose-1-phosphate isomerase, giving the protein MKTSDLQALGFEGDSFFFIDQTRLPFEEVKVRSNDYERISLAIERLEIRGAPAIGCAAAYALALSYKQGNKEIFHNAYERLKRTRPTAVNLFHGLDTIYTVLSSGGDYNDCINTALAYHQADAQSCRSISVFGGELLAGKKNPITICNTGAFAVGGEGTALGVIKQLHKVNPLRLITACETRPLLQGARLTAFELDKAGLPFRLIADSASAFFMDRGEIDFAIAGADRIAANGDTANKIGTLMLAQLCSIYKIPFYIAAPFSTIDAEISSGAAIPVEFRSPSELHSARGVQITSGTYPAANPAFDVTPSHLISGIITDKGFYSYPYAFSK; this is encoded by the coding sequence ATGAAAACCTCTGATTTGCAGGCTCTGGGATTTGAGGGGGATTCGTTCTTTTTTATTGATCAGACCCGCCTTCCATTTGAAGAAGTAAAGGTCAGAAGTAATGATTATGAGCGGATCTCCCTTGCCATTGAACGTCTGGAAATCCGCGGTGCTCCCGCCATTGGATGCGCTGCAGCTTACGCACTTGCGTTAAGTTATAAGCAGGGGAATAAAGAGATATTTCATAATGCTTATGAACGGCTTAAAAGAACACGTCCGACGGCTGTTAATCTGTTTCACGGACTGGATACAATATATACAGTATTGAGCAGCGGAGGGGATTATAACGACTGTATAAATACAGCATTGGCATATCATCAGGCCGATGCACAAAGTTGCCGGAGCATTTCGGTTTTTGGAGGTGAACTTCTGGCTGGGAAAAAAAATCCGATTACTATCTGCAATACCGGTGCTTTTGCCGTCGGCGGAGAAGGAACGGCGCTCGGAGTAATAAAACAGCTGCACAAAGTGAATCCGCTCCGGCTGATCACCGCCTGCGAGACCAGACCTCTCCTGCAGGGGGCAAGGCTCACAGCCTTTGAACTTGACAAGGCGGGACTTCCTTTTCGTTTAATAGCTGATTCTGCGTCAGCCTTTTTTATGGACAGAGGGGAAATTGATTTTGCCATAGCCGGTGCAGACAGGATTGCAGCGAACGGGGATACGGCAAATAAGATCGGTACACTGATGCTTGCACAGCTTTGCAGTATATACAAAATCCCTTTTTATATCGCGGCCCCCTTCAGTACGATTGATGCGGAAATCAGCAGCGGAGCTGCAATTCCAGTTGAGTTCAGGTCACCTTCAGAACTCCACTCCGCAAGAGGAGTTCAGATAACCTCCGGAACATATCCGGCCGCAAATCCAGCTTTCGACGTTACCCCTTCTCATCTTATCTCAGGAATCATCACGGACAAGGGGTTTTACTCTTATCCCTATGCATTCAGCAAATGA
- a CDS encoding enoyl-CoA hydratase/isomerase family protein: protein MSLVNYELRGSSAVITLNRPEKRNSLSPGLVSEFKKLFADCSADPAIKAIIITGAGTSFCAGADLAYLKQISVFDNNENYKDSDELSGLFYMIYKSDKLTIAAVNGPAIAGGCGLASCTDYIIAGKNTAKFGYSEVKIGFLPAIVSAFLIKRIGESKARRMLISGEIIDAQQAYDYGFADQLSDDPLQDAQLFAEKLSVNSSFSIGETKKLIREVGRLSIEQAVEYCVSLNAVSRRSDDFISGISTFLRKE from the coding sequence ATGAGTCTGGTAAATTATGAACTCAGGGGATCAAGTGCTGTTATTACGCTTAACAGGCCGGAAAAACGAAACTCACTTAGTCCCGGCCTCGTAAGTGAATTTAAAAAACTCTTTGCGGATTGTTCAGCCGACCCTGCTATTAAAGCTATCATCATAACCGGAGCGGGTACAAGTTTTTGTGCAGGAGCGGATCTTGCTTATCTTAAACAGATTAGTGTCTTCGATAACAATGAAAACTATAAAGACTCTGATGAGCTTTCCGGTTTATTTTACATGATATATAAGAGCGATAAACTGACCATTGCAGCTGTGAACGGACCGGCAATTGCAGGCGGTTGCGGACTGGCTTCTTGCACTGATTATATTATCGCAGGGAAGAATACCGCAAAATTCGGTTATTCAGAAGTTAAAATAGGGTTTCTGCCGGCAATAGTTTCGGCTTTTCTGATTAAAAGAATCGGTGAATCAAAAGCAAGACGGATGCTTATTTCAGGCGAGATTATAGATGCTCAACAAGCATATGACTATGGCTTTGCAGATCAACTTTCTGATGATCCTTTGCAGGATGCGCAATTGTTCGCTGAAAAGCTTTCCGTTAATTCATCCTTCAGTATTGGTGAAACCAAGAAACTTATCAGGGAAGTCGGCCGTCTGAGCATAGAGCAGGCAGTTGAATATTGTGTCAGTCTAAACGCAGTCAGCAGAAGATCGGACGATTTTATATCCGGAATCAGTACATTTTTACGTAAGGAATAA
- a CDS encoding NUDIX pyrophosphatase, protein MQVKSGIIEAHIIRRKDEVTEFLLLKRAESEIYPGLWQMVSGRINQDEPAYMAAIRELREETGLSPDKMWVVPTINSFYYPKDDSVTIIPVFLFEVPYESTVTLSDEHTEYMWAEAGAASERLAWPGQRNAVSIIAEYISARISFLNFVEITL, encoded by the coding sequence ATGCAGGTAAAATCAGGAATTATTGAAGCACATATCATCAGGAGAAAAGATGAGGTAACGGAATTCCTTCTCCTGAAAAGAGCCGAGAGTGAAATCTATCCCGGCCTCTGGCAGATGGTGAGCGGCCGGATTAATCAAGATGAGCCCGCATATATGGCGGCGATACGCGAACTCAGGGAAGAGACCGGGCTCTCACCCGATAAAATGTGGGTTGTCCCGACAATTAATTCCTTCTATTATCCGAAGGATGACAGTGTAACCATTATCCCGGTTTTTCTGTTTGAGGTGCCTTATGAAAGCACCGTTACCCTTTCTGATGAACATACTGAATATATGTGGGCAGAGGCCGGTGCTGCTTCAGAAAGACTTGCCTGGCCCGGACAGCGGAATGCTGTCAGCATCATTGCCGAATATATCTCGGCAAGAATTTCGTTTCTGAATTTTGTTGAAATTACATTATAA
- the recO gene encoding DNA repair protein RecO, which produces MSAIITTEAVVLNTYDFSNTSKIVVLYTQKLGKISALIKAGRDKNSKIGRTADILNLISIVLYNKDVREVQLLTQADMVAFFGNIREDYDSLLHAHAVLELFQYLVKEHEENQRLYAGLRKILYRFDQKAELPAVTFLRFFIFFIELAGYELSTQFCSNCGRAADHTKDEAGLNNTAGVLCSDCAQKIPHTVHVSQELFNALHCLKSGNRESGLQPGGAIRLISMLESFLKYQIPEFQGLKSIKSI; this is translated from the coding sequence ATGAGCGCGATCATCACAACCGAGGCAGTGGTGCTGAATACTTATGATTTCAGCAATACCAGTAAGATCGTTGTACTTTACACACAAAAGCTTGGAAAAATTTCAGCTCTAATAAAAGCCGGAAGAGATAAAAATTCTAAGATCGGCAGAACCGCTGATATACTTAACCTCATTTCTATTGTACTCTACAATAAAGATGTCAGGGAGGTTCAGCTGCTTACTCAGGCGGATATGGTTGCCTTTTTTGGCAACATCAGGGAGGACTATGATTCTCTGCTTCATGCTCATGCCGTGCTTGAGTTGTTTCAGTATCTCGTAAAGGAGCATGAGGAAAATCAGCGGCTTTATGCCGGATTACGAAAAATCCTTTACCGGTTTGACCAGAAGGCGGAACTCCCTGCGGTAACGTTTCTCCGTTTTTTTATTTTTTTCATTGAGCTTGCCGGCTATGAGCTTTCCACTCAGTTCTGTTCAAATTGCGGACGTGCCGCCGATCATACCAAAGATGAGGCAGGTCTGAATAATACGGCAGGCGTACTTTGTTCTGACTGTGCCCAAAAAATTCCCCACACGGTGCATGTAAGTCAGGAACTTTTCAATGCACTTCATTGTCTAAAAAGCGGAAACAGAGAGTCAGGTTTGCAGCCTGGGGGGGCAATAAGGCTGATTTCGATGCTCGAGAGTTTTCTGAAGTATCAGATACCCGAGTTTCAGGGACTAAAATCAATTAAGAGCATCTGA
- a CDS encoding phosphatase PAP2 family protein produces the protein MKSPAYIAAKTVSYLFIPPMMILYSYLFIYFSLGDLKGWQLYVPVVFGTILPVAVFIILRKKGMVTDNEAMNKEERSFPYLIGAGLLFAGGGLLYYHSISGVPYSFWLSYIVCNILIIPITRYWKISAHSMGTAVPGALLFLFGGPLFFISLGITAAVWWSRIYLRCHDVYQLSAGYILGFSITYFVMT, from the coding sequence GTGAAGAGTCCTGCGTATATAGCCGCAAAAACGGTTTCCTATCTTTTTATCCCTCCGATGATGATACTTTATTCGTATCTGTTTATTTATTTTTCTCTGGGTGATTTGAAAGGCTGGCAGCTTTATGTACCGGTGGTTTTTGGTACTATTTTGCCAGTTGCGGTGTTTATCATCCTCAGAAAAAAAGGTATGGTCACTGATAATGAGGCTATGAATAAAGAAGAAAGAAGTTTTCCTTATCTCATAGGCGCAGGACTGCTCTTTGCAGGAGGCGGATTGCTTTATTACCATAGCATTAGCGGAGTGCCGTATTCATTCTGGCTTAGTTACATTGTTTGCAATATTCTTATTATTCCAATTACCAGGTACTGGAAAATCAGTGCCCATAGTATGGGTACGGCAGTTCCGGGTGCCTTACTATTTTTGTTTGGCGGTCCCCTGTTTTTTATCTCCCTCGGCATTACTGCGGCGGTCTGGTGGTCGCGAATATACTTGCGCTGCCATGACGTTTATCAGCTTAGTGCAGGATATATATTAGGATTTTCCATTACCTATTTCGTGATGACCTGA
- a CDS encoding MFS transporter has protein sequence MMKKNLPLSLIFIVVFIDLLGFGILIPILPTFATKELGMSEGLIGLVIAAYSFVQFIFNPLLGTLSDKYGRRMIILVTLFLNVAGYLMFSFSHSFLMLILSRVICGIGGSSIGVAQAYIADVTTREDRAKGMGLIGVAFGLGFVFGPLAGGILANWGYEYAGYAAAFTSMAALIVSYFALPEPENKNRVPGEGGRRKIVDLPAMMQVFSKPATGIVILLFFILTFSVANIYGTFALLGTKQYHFSDMENGFIFGIVGLIGALVQGGLIGRLSKKYTDTQLIIVSSLLMIFGLGFIPYGINMTGVIIVVTVLSFGTGILQPTILSLISKITPQREQGMVLGVNQSVGSFARMLGPLWGGFSFQYLGYEVPFLTGAICTLFIFIYSITKLKNLLEAAPVHAE, from the coding sequence TTGATGAAGAAAAACCTGCCGCTTTCCCTGATATTTATTGTTGTATTCATTGATCTGTTAGGATTCGGAATTCTTATTCCGATTCTTCCGACGTTTGCAACAAAAGAACTGGGAATGTCAGAGGGACTGATCGGATTGGTAATAGCTGCATATTCATTTGTACAGTTTATCTTTAATCCGCTTCTTGGAACTCTCTCTGATAAATATGGCAGGCGAATGATTATCCTTGTTACATTGTTTCTTAATGTGGCGGGGTATCTGATGTTTTCATTCTCACATTCATTTCTGATGCTGATTTTATCCCGTGTTATCTGCGGCATAGGAGGCAGCAGTATTGGGGTTGCCCAGGCGTATATCGCTGATGTAACAACACGTGAGGATCGTGCCAAGGGTATGGGCCTGATTGGTGTAGCATTCGGTCTGGGTTTTGTTTTCGGCCCGCTTGCCGGTGGTATTCTCGCCAACTGGGGTTATGAGTATGCAGGTTATGCAGCGGCATTTACTTCAATGGCTGCTCTTATCGTCTCCTATTTTGCTCTGCCAGAACCAGAAAATAAAAACAGGGTGCCAGGTGAAGGAGGCAGAAGAAAGATTGTTGATCTGCCTGCAATGATGCAGGTTTTCAGCAAACCCGCAACCGGGATTGTTATTCTTTTGTTCTTCATACTCACTTTTTCCGTTGCCAATATATACGGTACCTTTGCGCTGCTGGGAACAAAGCAGTATCATTTTAGTGATATGGAAAATGGTTTCATTTTTGGCATCGTGGGTCTGATAGGCGCGCTGGTGCAGGGAGGGCTGATCGGAAGATTATCCAAAAAATATACCGATACACAGCTGATCATTGTCAGTTCATTGCTTATGATTTTTGGTCTCGGTTTCATTCCATACGGTATCAATATGACCGGAGTTATAATTGTTGTTACGGTTTTATCTTTCGGTACCGGAATATTGCAGCCGACCATTCTCAGTCTTATTTCAAAAATCACTCCTCAGAGGGAACAGGGAATGGTCTTAGGTGTGAATCAGTCTGTGGGTTCATTTGCCCGGATGCTCGGCCCGCTCTGGGGGGGATTTTCATTCCAGTATCTGGGATATGAGGTGCCATTCCTGACAGGGGCAATTTGTACTCTGTTTATTTTTATCTACAGTATAACAAAACTCAAGAACCTTCTTGAGGCAGCACCGGTACACGCGGAGTAG
- a CDS encoding histone H1 encodes MDQYNKLLDALKNLEGDFQKFYEKGNSAAGTRLRKGLSDLKKLAQDIRIDIQDVKNSRKGSSAE; translated from the coding sequence ATGGATCAATACAACAAACTGCTCGATGCGTTAAAAAATCTTGAAGGCGATTTTCAGAAGTTCTATGAAAAAGGAAACTCTGCTGCCGGAACAAGATTAAGAAAAGGCCTTAGCGACCTTAAGAAACTCGCTCAGGACATCAGAATTGATATTCAGGATGTAAAGAACTCCCGCAAAGGCAGTTCGGCTGAATAA
- a CDS encoding sugar kinase — translation MGLLVVGSVALDSVATPFDKVDNALGGSATYISLSASYFSGPVHVVAVVGDDFPQKYLKMLESHNIDLDGLQVVKGGKTFRWAGKYHYDLNSRDTLLTELNVFEKFDPVIPDLQRKSKFVCLGNIDPVLQKRVLDQLDKPQFVVCDTMNYWIEGKKDELMSLLPRVNVLIINDSEARLLANEPNLIKAAKLIRGMGVETLIIKKGEHGALLFSEDVIFSAPAYPMEMIFDPTGAGDTFAGGFIGYLYKTQDLSVENIKRAVIYGSTMASFSVEKFSTEELEELSYLRIQDRYREFLALSRFDENL, via the coding sequence ATGGGTCTACTCGTAGTTGGTTCAGTGGCGCTTGATTCCGTTGCAACTCCTTTTGATAAGGTTGATAATGCACTCGGCGGATCTGCCACATATATTTCTCTCTCGGCTTCATATTTTTCAGGACCGGTGCATGTTGTGGCGGTTGTGGGAGATGATTTCCCGCAGAAGTATCTGAAGATGCTTGAATCTCACAATATTGATCTGGACGGCCTTCAGGTAGTTAAAGGCGGCAAGACGTTCCGCTGGGCCGGCAAGTATCACTATGATCTCAATTCACGTGATACACTGCTGACCGAACTGAATGTGTTTGAGAAATTTGATCCGGTAATCCCTGATCTTCAGAGGAAATCAAAATTCGTCTGCCTGGGTAACATTGATCCGGTTCTTCAGAAAAGAGTGCTTGATCAGTTGGATAAGCCGCAGTTTGTTGTCTGTGATACCATGAATTACTGGATTGAGGGCAAAAAGGATGAACTGATGTCGCTGCTTCCCAGAGTAAATGTCCTTATTATTAATGATTCCGAAGCGCGTCTGCTTGCAAATGAACCTAATCTGATTAAAGCTGCTAAACTCATCAGAGGCATGGGTGTTGAAACTCTCATTATTAAAAAAGGTGAGCATGGTGCACTGCTCTTCAGTGAAGATGTGATTTTCTCAGCGCCGGCATATCCGATGGAAATGATCTTCGATCCGACCGGAGCTGGTGATACTTTTGCCGGCGGATTTATCGGATACCTCTATAAAACACAGGATCTCTCTGTTGAGAACATTAAACGTGCCGTAATCTACGGAAGCACAATGGCATCATTCTCTGTTGAAAAGTTCAGTACAGAAGAACTTGAAGAACTCAGCTATCTGAGAATTCAGGACCGCTACAGAGAATTTTTGGCTTTGTCAAGGTTTGATGAAAACCTCTGA
- a CDS encoding CapA family protein: MKRLYVRLFLILFILFSSAANPQGKTEEDNRNGKALLAFTGDLMCHSPQFEYAKTDSGYDFTPYYEYIRSELSYADLTIGNLETVLSGREMKFSGYPDFNSPDEYALALKEAGFDFLVTANNHSLDRGEKGLLRTLDVLKGQGIGSTGTYSSQTDRDSLRILKINGIFFALLNYTYGTNGKPVPKGKDYLINLIDKKLIQKDILKAKELKADIIIVLYHYGQEYKREPDNYQKQVNDWAREAGADVIIGSHPHVLQPAVFLADSSGLTRKFTAYSLGNFFSNQQWRYSDAGAVLYLSFEKNAERATLTTADFLPTWVFKGDIDGKRTYRILPSTASGCEHQYGFLSKSQRAAFRRSYEDSREILTRFDRKIGVFPMRNCSH, from the coding sequence ATGAAAAGATTATATGTACGGCTCTTCCTGATACTCTTCATTCTGTTCAGTTCTGCTGCCAATCCGCAGGGAAAAACAGAAGAAGACAACAGAAATGGTAAGGCACTTCTCGCATTTACCGGTGATCTTATGTGCCACAGTCCGCAGTTTGAATATGCCAAAACTGACAGCGGGTATGATTTCACCCCTTACTACGAGTATATACGGTCAGAGCTCTCCTACGCTGATCTGACCATCGGAAATCTGGAAACTGTCCTCAGCGGAAGAGAGATGAAGTTTTCCGGTTACCCGGATTTTAATTCGCCGGATGAATATGCCTTGGCTTTAAAAGAAGCCGGATTCGATTTTTTGGTCACTGCCAACAATCACTCCCTTGACAGAGGGGAAAAAGGACTTCTCAGAACTCTTGATGTGCTTAAAGGACAGGGTATTGGAAGCACAGGAACCTATTCCAGTCAGACAGACCGCGATTCTCTGAGGATTCTCAAAATAAATGGCATCTTTTTTGCGCTTCTGAATTATACTTATGGGACCAACGGAAAACCGGTTCCAAAGGGAAAGGACTATCTTATTAATCTGATTGATAAAAAACTGATACAAAAAGATATTCTGAAGGCGAAAGAACTTAAAGCCGATATTATCATCGTTCTTTATCATTACGGTCAGGAGTATAAACGGGAACCTGATAATTATCAAAAACAGGTAAATGACTGGGCCCGGGAAGCCGGGGCAGATGTTATTATAGGCAGTCATCCCCATGTTTTGCAGCCTGCCGTTTTTTTGGCGGATTCATCAGGTCTGACAAGAAAATTCACAGCATACTCTCTTGGGAATTTCTTCTCAAACCAGCAATGGAGGTATTCGGATGCCGGGGCGGTACTATATCTTAGTTTCGAAAAAAACGCTGAAAGAGCCACTTTAACTACGGCGGATTTCCTGCCGACCTGGGTTTTTAAGGGTGATATTGACGGGAAGAGAACTTACAGAATACTTCCGTCAACAGCATCAGGGTGTGAACATCAGTATGGTTTTCTTTCAAAATCCCAGAGGGCAGCATTCAGGAGATCATACGAGGATTCGAGGGAAATTCTTACCCGTTTTGACAGAAAAATCGGAGTTTTTCCAATGCGTAATTGTAGTCATTAG
- the dusB gene encoding tRNA dihydrouridine synthase DusB has product MKIGSVEIEKGILLAPMEDITDISFRLVCRELGADMVYTEFVNAEGIVRKNAKTHKKLEICDEERPVGIQIYGGELKSMVGAAEIAASYKPDLLDINAGCWVKNVVGNGAGAALLKEPDKMQTLIREIVDAMKIPVTVKTRIGWDEKSINILEIASRLEDAGVAALTVHCRTRVQGHNGEADWSWIDKIKQRVQIPIILNGSVFTAHDVQRAFSETGADAVMIARGAIGHPWVFTEAKELLQTGKISTVIDIEKRISTCLRHLKLAVGVKGERRAVIEHRKFYSGYMKGMRNISSVRSALMTAENYDQVEEMLRKYQEDPEAFITQKPVEETEVIYNGGCS; this is encoded by the coding sequence ATGAAAATCGGATCTGTTGAAATAGAAAAAGGAATTCTCCTTGCTCCCATGGAGGATATTACTGATATATCATTCCGTCTCGTCTGCCGTGAACTCGGGGCTGATATGGTATACACGGAATTTGTGAATGCAGAGGGTATCGTTCGTAAGAATGCAAAAACTCATAAAAAACTTGAGATTTGTGATGAGGAGCGCCCGGTTGGTATTCAGATATATGGCGGTGAGTTAAAATCAATGGTCGGTGCAGCAGAAATAGCTGCTTCATATAAACCTGACCTGCTTGATATTAATGCCGGCTGCTGGGTAAAGAATGTTGTCGGCAACGGAGCAGGTGCAGCTCTGCTGAAAGAGCCCGATAAAATGCAGACCCTCATCAGGGAAATTGTGGATGCAATGAAAATCCCTGTTACCGTGAAAACAAGAATCGGATGGGATGAAAAAAGCATTAATATTCTTGAAATAGCATCCAGGCTTGAAGATGCAGGCGTAGCAGCACTAACTGTTCACTGCCGCACTCGCGTTCAGGGGCATAACGGAGAAGCAGACTGGTCCTGGATTGATAAGATTAAACAGCGTGTCCAAATACCTATCATACTGAACGGAAGCGTTTTTACAGCGCATGACGTGCAGAGAGCTTTTTCAGAGACGGGTGCTGATGCAGTTATGATCGCCAGAGGCGCGATCGGTCATCCATGGGTATTTACTGAGGCAAAGGAACTTTTGCAAACCGGAAAAATCTCAACGGTAATTGATATTGAAAAAAGAATTTCAACCTGCCTTCGTCACCTTAAACTGGCTGTCGGAGTAAAAGGGGAGAGAAGAGCCGTTATTGAACACCGGAAATTTTACAGCGGTTACATGAAGGGTATGCGAAATATCTCCTCCGTGCGTTCCGCTTTAATGACAGCTGAAAATTACGATCAGGTTGAGGAAATGCTCCGCAAATACCAGGAAGATCCGGAAGCATTTATTACACAGAAACCTGTTGAAGAAACTGAGGTAATTTATAACGGAGGCTGTTCGTGA
- a CDS encoding isocitrate/isopropylmalate dehydrogenase family protein: protein MSHKITLIPGDGIGPEISKAVVRIIKASGVEIDWDVQDAGLAALSKFHDPLPQQVIDSVAQNKVALKGPLTTPVGKGFRSVNVALRKEFELFVNQRPAKTFKGIKTLYFDHIDLMIFRENLEEFYSGIEHYIDSSRSAAETIGIITKRGSERIIRYAFEYARTHGRKKVTLVHKANILKYTGGLFLDVGIDVAKDYPDVQFDDKIVDNMAMQMVMNPYQFDVIVTTNLFGDILSDLASGLVGGLGVAPGANIGDGVAIFEAVHGSAPDIAGQNVANPSALLLGAVMMLDYIGEKEAANLIEKSVAKVIENGKEVTRDLNKETFVSTDAMADAIIREMEKG from the coding sequence ATGAGTCATAAAATTACCTTAATTCCCGGGGATGGGATAGGTCCGGAAATTTCCAAAGCAGTTGTCAGAATCATCAAAGCCTCAGGGGTAGAAATTGACTGGGATGTGCAGGATGCAGGGCTTGCCGCACTTTCCAAATTCCATGACCCGCTTCCTCAGCAGGTGATAGATTCTGTCGCCCAGAACAAAGTAGCACTTAAAGGCCCGCTCACTACGCCAGTTGGAAAAGGATTCCGCAGTGTAAATGTGGCACTCAGGAAAGAATTTGAACTCTTTGTAAACCAGCGCCCGGCGAAGACCTTTAAGGGGATTAAAACACTTTATTTCGACCACATTGACCTGATGATCTTTCGCGAAAACCTTGAGGAGTTTTACTCAGGCATTGAACACTATATTGACAGCAGCCGTTCAGCAGCAGAAACCATCGGTATCATTACTAAGCGGGGTTCAGAGCGGATAATCCGGTATGCATTCGAATATGCGCGCACCCATGGCAGAAAAAAGGTGACGTTGGTTCACAAAGCGAATATTCTGAAATATACCGGCGGTCTCTTTCTTGATGTAGGTATTGATGTCGCAAAAGATTACCCGGATGTTCAGTTTGATGACAAAATAGTTGATAACATGGCAATGCAAATGGTCATGAATCCGTATCAGTTCGACGTAATTGTTACTACCAATCTTTTCGGAGATATTTTATCCGATCTGGCTTCAGGTTTAGTGGGCGGACTCGGAGTTGCTCCGGGAGCTAATATCGGGGATGGAGTAGCAATTTTTGAAGCAGTACACGGCTCCGCACCTGATATTGCCGGACAGAATGTTGCCAATCCGTCTGCATTACTTCTCGGTGCGGTAATGATGCTTGACTATATCGGAGAAAAGGAAGCTGCAAATCTGATTGAGAAATCAGTAGCCAAGGTAATTGAGAACGGAAAAGAAGTAACCCGTGATCTCAACAAAGAAACATTTGTTTCAACCGATGCAATGGCAGATGCCATCATCCGCGAGATGGAAAAAGGTTGA
- a CDS encoding adenine phosphoribosyltransferase gives MMDLRNIIRDIPDWPKKGIIFKDITTLLKDAQAFKSATDAIYAQVKDLGITKVVAIESRGFILGGVLALKLNAGFIPVRKPKKLPADTIKVTYQLEYGTDSLEMHRDAIVPGDRVLLHDDVLATGGTAAATISLIEQLGGKVEACSFIIELGFLGGAARLPGRTIHSLLKY, from the coding sequence ATTATGGATCTTAGAAATATCATCCGGGATATACCGGACTGGCCAAAAAAGGGAATCATCTTTAAAGATATCACCACTCTCCTCAAAGATGCTCAGGCATTTAAATCTGCAACTGATGCAATTTATGCTCAGGTGAAGGATCTTGGAATAACCAAGGTAGTTGCCATCGAGTCACGAGGTTTTATCCTTGGAGGAGTTTTGGCGTTAAAACTGAATGCAGGATTTATTCCTGTGCGCAAGCCGAAAAAGCTTCCTGCGGATACAATAAAAGTAACCTATCAGCTTGAATATGGTACTGACTCACTTGAAATGCACCGTGATGCAATAGTTCCGGGTGACCGGGTCCTTTTGCATGATGATGTGCTAGCAACCGGAGGTACTGCTGCCGCAACGATTTCATTGATTGAGCAGCTAGGCGGTAAAGTTGAAGCATGTTCGTTTATCATTGAATTGGGATTCCTTGGCGGTGCAGCAAGACTGCCGGGAAGAACTATTCATTCACTGCTGAAATACTGA